From the genome of Danio rerio strain Tuebingen ecotype United States chromosome 2, GRCz12tu, whole genome shotgun sequence, one region includes:
- the LOC103910228 gene encoding transcriptional repressor p66 alpha-like isoform X5, translating to MSAGAVRLTRSQKRALERDSVDGKRLRLDWRSESAVSVQSFSMRSGGEVKTLKLELQTADEPTDSSSTILGEVKRKRCSVSPSDVMDLSDESHTPQLKSRSQRTQLDTHLMMRSCAVEREHMIERLKQELRLEEAKLLLLKKLRHSQTNKEASAQKLVVSAAPPVKTVTAAKPAPPVRSVAPPPLVRAVGKQGSAGAQVMMPALVRGAQTLSVCPQQQQVSRLQQISSSAPPALRSVVSSVQNQQRFLQPGLIHMTTLPNTGLLIINQTPAVSLNSSSCSVSESAAGGQASGQKQLEKRLLEIPVPTAVPPTLSFMPSTASHEFLYLLGLEEAVQRLLEGAGPGVCVPLCCSLCHTDFSSRWIRDDAGVLRCERCVCRAQKQRLKEEHTHRLQAVLTKLSSSSSSSSPAQVKCSPSSSSSSLRLQQVSAQSSRLQSAVMAAALVNRPGVRMAYVNPSLPKQSSSSSVQRHRELLLDMIPSRSAVLNTHNTHSWK from the exons ATGTCCGCAGGTGCGGTGCGGCTGACGCGCAGTCAGAAGCGTGCTCTGGAGAGAGACTCTGTGGACGGGAAGCGTCTGCGTCTGGATTGGAGGTCGGAGTCAGCGGTGTCGGTTCAGTCCTTCAGCATGCGCAGTGGTGGAGAAGTGAAGACCCTCAAGCTGGAGCTGCAGACGGCGGACGAGCCCACGGACAGCAGCagcaccattttagg agaggtGAAGCGTAAGCGCTGCTCTGTGTCTCCGTCTGATGTGATGGATCTCTCTGATGAGTCTCACACTCCACAACTGAAGAGCAGGAGTCAGCGTACACAGCTGGACACACACCTGATGATg aggagCTGTGCAGTGGAGCGTGAGCACATGATTGAGCGTCTGAAGCAGGAGCTGCGTCTAGAAGAAGCCAAACTCCTCCTGCTGAAGAAGCTCAGACACAGCCAGACCAACAAAGAGGCCAGCGCACagaag CTGGTGGTTTCAGCTGCTCCTCCGGTTAAAACCGTCACTGCTGCTAAACCAGCTCCACCT GTGCGGTCAGTAGCTCCGCCTCCTCTGGTGCGTGCTGTGGGTAAGCAGGGCTCAGCCGGTGCTCAGGTCATGATGCCGGCGCTGGTCAGAGGAGCTCag ACGTTGTCAGTGTGTCCGCAGCAGCAGCAGGTCTCCAGACTCCAGCAGATCTCCTCATCAGCTCCTCCAGCGCTCAGATCTGTGGTCAGCAGTGTCCAGAACCAGCAGCGCTTCCTCCAGCCGGGCCTGATCCACATGACCACACTGCCCAACACCGGCCTGCTGATCATCAACCAG acgcCAGCCGTGAGCCTGAACTCCTCCTCATGCAGCGTGAGTGAGTCTGCAGCCGGTGGGCAGGCGTCAGGGCAGAAGCAGCTGGAGAAGCGTCTGCTGGAGATCCCCGTGCCCACTGCTGTACCCCCCACGCTCAGCTTCATGCCCTCGACCGCCAGTCATGAGTTCCTGTACCTGCTGGGGCTGGAGGAGGCGGTGCAGCGGCTGCTGGAGGGGGCGGGGCCAG gtgtgtgtgtgccgCTCTGCTGTTCTCTCTGTCACACAGACTTCAGCAGCCGCTGGATCAGGGATGATGCGGGTGTGTTGCGCTGCGAGCGGTGTGTGTGTCGCGCACAGAAGCAGCGGCTGAAGGAGGAGCACACACACCGGCTGCAGGCGGTGCTGACCAAGCTGtcctcatcatcatcctcatcctcacCTGCGCAGGTGAAGTGCTCTCcgtcttcatcctcctcctcgcTCCGCCTCCAGCAG gtgtcTGCTCAGTCCTCTCGGCTGCAGAGCGCAGTAATGGCCGCTGCTCTGGTCAACAGGCCAG gtgtgaGGATGGCGTATGTGAACCCCAGTCTGCCCAAGCAGTCTTCATCTTCATCAGTGCAGCGGCACCGAGAGCTCCTGCTGGACATGATCCCCTCTCGCTCCGctgtgctcaacacacacaacacacactcctgGAAGTAA
- the LOC103910228 gene encoding transcriptional repressor p66-alpha-like isoform X3, with the protein MSAGAVRLTRSQKRALERDSVDGKRLRLDWRSESAVSVQSFSMRSGGEVKTLKLELQTADEPTDSSSTILGEVKRKRCSVSPSDVMDLSDESHTPQLKSRSQRTQLDTHLMMRSCAVEREHMIERLKQELRLEEAKLLLLKKLRHSQTNKEASAQKVRSVAPPPLVRAVGKQGSAGAQVMMPALVRGAQTLSVCPQQQQVSRLQQISSSAPPALRSVVSSVQNQQRFLQPGLIHMTTLPNTGLLIINQTPAVSLNSSSCSVSESAAGGQASGQKQLEKRLLEIPVPTAVPPTLSFMPSTASHEFLYLLGLEEAVQRLLEGAGPGCPAGVCVPLCCSLCHTDFSSRWIRDDAGVLRCERCVCRAQKQRLKEEHTHRLQAVLTKLSSSSSSSSPAQVKCSPSSSSSSLRLQQVSAQSSRLQSAVMAAALVNRPGVRMAYVNPSLPKQSSSSSVQRHRELLLDMIPSRSAVLNTHNTHSWKFTAVSVFITPGFVVMTLQQFPLPSAR; encoded by the exons ATGTCCGCAGGTGCGGTGCGGCTGACGCGCAGTCAGAAGCGTGCTCTGGAGAGAGACTCTGTGGACGGGAAGCGTCTGCGTCTGGATTGGAGGTCGGAGTCAGCGGTGTCGGTTCAGTCCTTCAGCATGCGCAGTGGTGGAGAAGTGAAGACCCTCAAGCTGGAGCTGCAGACGGCGGACGAGCCCACGGACAGCAGCagcaccattttagg agaggtGAAGCGTAAGCGCTGCTCTGTGTCTCCGTCTGATGTGATGGATCTCTCTGATGAGTCTCACACTCCACAACTGAAGAGCAGGAGTCAGCGTACACAGCTGGACACACACCTGATGATg aggagCTGTGCAGTGGAGCGTGAGCACATGATTGAGCGTCTGAAGCAGGAGCTGCGTCTAGAAGAAGCCAAACTCCTCCTGCTGAAGAAGCTCAGACACAGCCAGACCAACAAAGAGGCCAGCGCACagaag GTGCGGTCAGTAGCTCCGCCTCCTCTGGTGCGTGCTGTGGGTAAGCAGGGCTCAGCCGGTGCTCAGGTCATGATGCCGGCGCTGGTCAGAGGAGCTCag ACGTTGTCAGTGTGTCCGCAGCAGCAGCAGGTCTCCAGACTCCAGCAGATCTCCTCATCAGCTCCTCCAGCGCTCAGATCTGTGGTCAGCAGTGTCCAGAACCAGCAGCGCTTCCTCCAGCCGGGCCTGATCCACATGACCACACTGCCCAACACCGGCCTGCTGATCATCAACCAG acgcCAGCCGTGAGCCTGAACTCCTCCTCATGCAGCGTGAGTGAGTCTGCAGCCGGTGGGCAGGCGTCAGGGCAGAAGCAGCTGGAGAAGCGTCTGCTGGAGATCCCCGTGCCCACTGCTGTACCCCCCACGCTCAGCTTCATGCCCTCGACCGCCAGTCATGAGTTCCTGTACCTGCTGGGGCTGGAGGAGGCGGTGCAGCGGCTGCTGGAGGGGGCGGGGCCAG gttgtcctgcaggtgtgtgtgtgccgCTCTGCTGTTCTCTCTGTCACACAGACTTCAGCAGCCGCTGGATCAGGGATGATGCGGGTGTGTTGCGCTGCGAGCGGTGTGTGTGTCGCGCACAGAAGCAGCGGCTGAAGGAGGAGCACACACACCGGCTGCAGGCGGTGCTGACCAAGCTGtcctcatcatcatcctcatcctcacCTGCGCAGGTGAAGTGCTCTCcgtcttcatcctcctcctcgcTCCGCCTCCAGCAG gtgtcTGCTCAGTCCTCTCGGCTGCAGAGCGCAGTAATGGCCGCTGCTCTGGTCAACAGGCCAG gtgtgaGGATGGCGTATGTGAACCCCAGTCTGCCCAAGCAGTCTTCATCTTCATCAGTGCAGCGGCACCGAGAGCTCCTGCTGGACATGATCCCCTCTCGCTCCGctgtgctcaacacacacaacacacactcctgGAA gttcacTGCAGTGTCAGTCTTCATCACTCCTGGTTTTGTCGTGATGACGTTACAGCAGTTTCCGCTTCCGTCTGCTCGCTGA
- the LOC103910228 gene encoding transcriptional repressor p66-alpha-like isoform X7 yields the protein MSAGAVRLTRSQKRALERDSVDGKRLRLDWRSESAVSVQSFSMRSGGEVKTLKLELQTADEPTDSSSTILGEVKRKRCSVSPSDVMDLSDESHTPQLKSRSQRTQLDTHLMMRSCAVEREHMIERLKQELRLEEAKLLLLKKLRHSQTNKEASAQKVRSVAPPPLVRAVGKQGSAGAQVMMPALVRGAQTLSVCPQQQQVSRLQQISSSAPPALRSVVSSVQNQQRFLQPGLIHMTTLPNTGLLIINQTPAVSLNSSSCSVSESAAGGQASGQKQLEKRLLEIPVPTAVPPTLSFMPSTASHEFLYLLGLEEAVQRLLEGAGPGVCVPLCCSLCHTDFSSRWIRDDAGVLRCERCVCRAQKQRLKEEHTHRLQAVLTKLSSSSSSSSPAQVKCSPSSSSSSLRLQQVSAQSSRLQSAVMAAALVNRPGVRMAYVNPSLPKQSSSSSVQRHRELLLDMIPSRSAVLNTHNTHSWK from the exons ATGTCCGCAGGTGCGGTGCGGCTGACGCGCAGTCAGAAGCGTGCTCTGGAGAGAGACTCTGTGGACGGGAAGCGTCTGCGTCTGGATTGGAGGTCGGAGTCAGCGGTGTCGGTTCAGTCCTTCAGCATGCGCAGTGGTGGAGAAGTGAAGACCCTCAAGCTGGAGCTGCAGACGGCGGACGAGCCCACGGACAGCAGCagcaccattttagg agaggtGAAGCGTAAGCGCTGCTCTGTGTCTCCGTCTGATGTGATGGATCTCTCTGATGAGTCTCACACTCCACAACTGAAGAGCAGGAGTCAGCGTACACAGCTGGACACACACCTGATGATg aggagCTGTGCAGTGGAGCGTGAGCACATGATTGAGCGTCTGAAGCAGGAGCTGCGTCTAGAAGAAGCCAAACTCCTCCTGCTGAAGAAGCTCAGACACAGCCAGACCAACAAAGAGGCCAGCGCACagaag GTGCGGTCAGTAGCTCCGCCTCCTCTGGTGCGTGCTGTGGGTAAGCAGGGCTCAGCCGGTGCTCAGGTCATGATGCCGGCGCTGGTCAGAGGAGCTCag ACGTTGTCAGTGTGTCCGCAGCAGCAGCAGGTCTCCAGACTCCAGCAGATCTCCTCATCAGCTCCTCCAGCGCTCAGATCTGTGGTCAGCAGTGTCCAGAACCAGCAGCGCTTCCTCCAGCCGGGCCTGATCCACATGACCACACTGCCCAACACCGGCCTGCTGATCATCAACCAG acgcCAGCCGTGAGCCTGAACTCCTCCTCATGCAGCGTGAGTGAGTCTGCAGCCGGTGGGCAGGCGTCAGGGCAGAAGCAGCTGGAGAAGCGTCTGCTGGAGATCCCCGTGCCCACTGCTGTACCCCCCACGCTCAGCTTCATGCCCTCGACCGCCAGTCATGAGTTCCTGTACCTGCTGGGGCTGGAGGAGGCGGTGCAGCGGCTGCTGGAGGGGGCGGGGCCAG gtgtgtgtgtgccgCTCTGCTGTTCTCTCTGTCACACAGACTTCAGCAGCCGCTGGATCAGGGATGATGCGGGTGTGTTGCGCTGCGAGCGGTGTGTGTGTCGCGCACAGAAGCAGCGGCTGAAGGAGGAGCACACACACCGGCTGCAGGCGGTGCTGACCAAGCTGtcctcatcatcatcctcatcctcacCTGCGCAGGTGAAGTGCTCTCcgtcttcatcctcctcctcgcTCCGCCTCCAGCAG gtgtcTGCTCAGTCCTCTCGGCTGCAGAGCGCAGTAATGGCCGCTGCTCTGGTCAACAGGCCAG gtgtgaGGATGGCGTATGTGAACCCCAGTCTGCCCAAGCAGTCTTCATCTTCATCAGTGCAGCGGCACCGAGAGCTCCTGCTGGACATGATCCCCTCTCGCTCCGctgtgctcaacacacacaacacacactcctgGAAGTAA
- the LOC103910228 gene encoding transcriptional repressor p66 alpha-like isoform X2, which produces MSAGAVRLTRSQKRALERDSVDGKRLRLDWRSESAVSVQSFSMRSGGEVKTLKLELQTADEPTDSSSTILGEVKRKRCSVSPSDVMDLSDESHTPQLKSRSQRTQLDTHLMMRSCAVEREHMIERLKQELRLEEAKLLLLKKLRHSQTNKEASAQKLVVSAAPPVKTVTAAKPAPPVRSVAPPPLVRAVGKQGSAGAQVMMPALVRGAQTLSVCPQQQQVSRLQQISSSAPPALRSVVSSVQNQQRFLQPGLIHMTTLPNTGLLIINQTPAVSLNSSSCSVSESAAGGQASGQKQLEKRLLEIPVPTAVPPTLSFMPSTASHEFLYLLGLEEAVQRLLEGAGPGCPAGVCVPLCCSLCHTDFSSRWIRDDAGVLRCERCVCRAQKQRLKEEHTHRLQAVLTKLSSSSSSSSPAQVKCSPSSSSSSLRLQQVSAQSSRLQSAVMAAALVNRPGVRMAYVNPSLPKQSSSSSVQRHRELLLDMIPSRSAVLNTHNTHSWKFTAVSVFITPGFVVMTLQQFPLPSAR; this is translated from the exons ATGTCCGCAGGTGCGGTGCGGCTGACGCGCAGTCAGAAGCGTGCTCTGGAGAGAGACTCTGTGGACGGGAAGCGTCTGCGTCTGGATTGGAGGTCGGAGTCAGCGGTGTCGGTTCAGTCCTTCAGCATGCGCAGTGGTGGAGAAGTGAAGACCCTCAAGCTGGAGCTGCAGACGGCGGACGAGCCCACGGACAGCAGCagcaccattttagg agaggtGAAGCGTAAGCGCTGCTCTGTGTCTCCGTCTGATGTGATGGATCTCTCTGATGAGTCTCACACTCCACAACTGAAGAGCAGGAGTCAGCGTACACAGCTGGACACACACCTGATGATg aggagCTGTGCAGTGGAGCGTGAGCACATGATTGAGCGTCTGAAGCAGGAGCTGCGTCTAGAAGAAGCCAAACTCCTCCTGCTGAAGAAGCTCAGACACAGCCAGACCAACAAAGAGGCCAGCGCACagaag CTGGTGGTTTCAGCTGCTCCTCCGGTTAAAACCGTCACTGCTGCTAAACCAGCTCCACCT GTGCGGTCAGTAGCTCCGCCTCCTCTGGTGCGTGCTGTGGGTAAGCAGGGCTCAGCCGGTGCTCAGGTCATGATGCCGGCGCTGGTCAGAGGAGCTCag ACGTTGTCAGTGTGTCCGCAGCAGCAGCAGGTCTCCAGACTCCAGCAGATCTCCTCATCAGCTCCTCCAGCGCTCAGATCTGTGGTCAGCAGTGTCCAGAACCAGCAGCGCTTCCTCCAGCCGGGCCTGATCCACATGACCACACTGCCCAACACCGGCCTGCTGATCATCAACCAG acgcCAGCCGTGAGCCTGAACTCCTCCTCATGCAGCGTGAGTGAGTCTGCAGCCGGTGGGCAGGCGTCAGGGCAGAAGCAGCTGGAGAAGCGTCTGCTGGAGATCCCCGTGCCCACTGCTGTACCCCCCACGCTCAGCTTCATGCCCTCGACCGCCAGTCATGAGTTCCTGTACCTGCTGGGGCTGGAGGAGGCGGTGCAGCGGCTGCTGGAGGGGGCGGGGCCAG gttgtcctgcaggtgtgtgtgtgccgCTCTGCTGTTCTCTCTGTCACACAGACTTCAGCAGCCGCTGGATCAGGGATGATGCGGGTGTGTTGCGCTGCGAGCGGTGTGTGTGTCGCGCACAGAAGCAGCGGCTGAAGGAGGAGCACACACACCGGCTGCAGGCGGTGCTGACCAAGCTGtcctcatcatcatcctcatcctcacCTGCGCAGGTGAAGTGCTCTCcgtcttcatcctcctcctcgcTCCGCCTCCAGCAG gtgtcTGCTCAGTCCTCTCGGCTGCAGAGCGCAGTAATGGCCGCTGCTCTGGTCAACAGGCCAG gtgtgaGGATGGCGTATGTGAACCCCAGTCTGCCCAAGCAGTCTTCATCTTCATCAGTGCAGCGGCACCGAGAGCTCCTGCTGGACATGATCCCCTCTCGCTCCGctgtgctcaacacacacaacacacactcctgGAA gttcacTGCAGTGTCAGTCTTCATCACTCCTGGTTTTGTCGTGATGACGTTACAGCAGTTTCCGCTTCCGTCTGCTCGCTGA
- the LOC103910228 gene encoding transcriptional repressor p66-alpha-like isoform X6, which produces MSAGAVRLTRSQKRALERDSVDGKRLRLDWRSESAVSVQSFSMRSGGEVKTLKLELQTADEPTDSSSTILGEVKRKRCSVSPSDVMDLSDESHTPQLKSRSQRTQLDTHLMMRSCAVEREHMIERLKQELRLEEAKLLLLKKLRHSQTNKEASAQKVRSVAPPPLVRAVGKQGSAGAQVMMPALVRGAQTLSVCPQQQQVSRLQQISSSAPPALRSVVSSVQNQQRFLQPGLIHMTTLPNTGLLIINQTPAVSLNSSSCSVSESAAGGQASGQKQLEKRLLEIPVPTAVPPTLSFMPSTASHEFLYLLGLEEAVQRLLEGAGPGCPAGVCVPLCCSLCHTDFSSRWIRDDAGVLRCERCVCRAQKQRLKEEHTHRLQAVLTKLSSSSSSSSPAQVKCSPSSSSSSLRLQQVSAQSSRLQSAVMAAALVNRPGVRMAYVNPSLPKQSSSSSVQRHRELLLDMIPSRSAVLNTHNTHSWK; this is translated from the exons ATGTCCGCAGGTGCGGTGCGGCTGACGCGCAGTCAGAAGCGTGCTCTGGAGAGAGACTCTGTGGACGGGAAGCGTCTGCGTCTGGATTGGAGGTCGGAGTCAGCGGTGTCGGTTCAGTCCTTCAGCATGCGCAGTGGTGGAGAAGTGAAGACCCTCAAGCTGGAGCTGCAGACGGCGGACGAGCCCACGGACAGCAGCagcaccattttagg agaggtGAAGCGTAAGCGCTGCTCTGTGTCTCCGTCTGATGTGATGGATCTCTCTGATGAGTCTCACACTCCACAACTGAAGAGCAGGAGTCAGCGTACACAGCTGGACACACACCTGATGATg aggagCTGTGCAGTGGAGCGTGAGCACATGATTGAGCGTCTGAAGCAGGAGCTGCGTCTAGAAGAAGCCAAACTCCTCCTGCTGAAGAAGCTCAGACACAGCCAGACCAACAAAGAGGCCAGCGCACagaag GTGCGGTCAGTAGCTCCGCCTCCTCTGGTGCGTGCTGTGGGTAAGCAGGGCTCAGCCGGTGCTCAGGTCATGATGCCGGCGCTGGTCAGAGGAGCTCag ACGTTGTCAGTGTGTCCGCAGCAGCAGCAGGTCTCCAGACTCCAGCAGATCTCCTCATCAGCTCCTCCAGCGCTCAGATCTGTGGTCAGCAGTGTCCAGAACCAGCAGCGCTTCCTCCAGCCGGGCCTGATCCACATGACCACACTGCCCAACACCGGCCTGCTGATCATCAACCAG acgcCAGCCGTGAGCCTGAACTCCTCCTCATGCAGCGTGAGTGAGTCTGCAGCCGGTGGGCAGGCGTCAGGGCAGAAGCAGCTGGAGAAGCGTCTGCTGGAGATCCCCGTGCCCACTGCTGTACCCCCCACGCTCAGCTTCATGCCCTCGACCGCCAGTCATGAGTTCCTGTACCTGCTGGGGCTGGAGGAGGCGGTGCAGCGGCTGCTGGAGGGGGCGGGGCCAG gttgtcctgcaggtgtgtgtgtgccgCTCTGCTGTTCTCTCTGTCACACAGACTTCAGCAGCCGCTGGATCAGGGATGATGCGGGTGTGTTGCGCTGCGAGCGGTGTGTGTGTCGCGCACAGAAGCAGCGGCTGAAGGAGGAGCACACACACCGGCTGCAGGCGGTGCTGACCAAGCTGtcctcatcatcatcctcatcctcacCTGCGCAGGTGAAGTGCTCTCcgtcttcatcctcctcctcgcTCCGCCTCCAGCAG gtgtcTGCTCAGTCCTCTCGGCTGCAGAGCGCAGTAATGGCCGCTGCTCTGGTCAACAGGCCAG gtgtgaGGATGGCGTATGTGAACCCCAGTCTGCCCAAGCAGTCTTCATCTTCATCAGTGCAGCGGCACCGAGAGCTCCTGCTGGACATGATCCCCTCTCGCTCCGctgtgctcaacacacacaacacacactcctgGAAGTAA
- the LOC103910228 gene encoding transcriptional repressor p66 alpha-like isoform X4, whose amino-acid sequence MSAGAVRLTRSQKRALERDSVDGKRLRLDWRSESAVSVQSFSMRSGGEVKTLKLELQTADEPTDSSSTILGEVKRKRCSVSPSDVMDLSDESHTPQLKSRSQRTQLDTHLMMRSCAVEREHMIERLKQELRLEEAKLLLLKKLRHSQTNKEASAQKLVVSAAPPVKTVTAAKPAPPVRSVAPPPLVRAVGKQGSAGAQVMMPALVRGAQTLSVCPQQQQVSRLQQISSSAPPALRSVVSSVQNQQRFLQPGLIHMTTLPNTGLLIINQTPAVSLNSSSCSVSESAAGGQASGQKQLEKRLLEIPVPTAVPPTLSFMPSTASHEFLYLLGLEEAVQRLLEGAGPGCPAGVCVPLCCSLCHTDFSSRWIRDDAGVLRCERCVCRAQKQRLKEEHTHRLQAVLTKLSSSSSSSSPAQVKCSPSSSSSSLRLQQVSAQSSRLQSAVMAAALVNRPGVRMAYVNPSLPKQSSSSSVQRHRELLLDMIPSRSAVLNTHNTHSWK is encoded by the exons ATGTCCGCAGGTGCGGTGCGGCTGACGCGCAGTCAGAAGCGTGCTCTGGAGAGAGACTCTGTGGACGGGAAGCGTCTGCGTCTGGATTGGAGGTCGGAGTCAGCGGTGTCGGTTCAGTCCTTCAGCATGCGCAGTGGTGGAGAAGTGAAGACCCTCAAGCTGGAGCTGCAGACGGCGGACGAGCCCACGGACAGCAGCagcaccattttagg agaggtGAAGCGTAAGCGCTGCTCTGTGTCTCCGTCTGATGTGATGGATCTCTCTGATGAGTCTCACACTCCACAACTGAAGAGCAGGAGTCAGCGTACACAGCTGGACACACACCTGATGATg aggagCTGTGCAGTGGAGCGTGAGCACATGATTGAGCGTCTGAAGCAGGAGCTGCGTCTAGAAGAAGCCAAACTCCTCCTGCTGAAGAAGCTCAGACACAGCCAGACCAACAAAGAGGCCAGCGCACagaag CTGGTGGTTTCAGCTGCTCCTCCGGTTAAAACCGTCACTGCTGCTAAACCAGCTCCACCT GTGCGGTCAGTAGCTCCGCCTCCTCTGGTGCGTGCTGTGGGTAAGCAGGGCTCAGCCGGTGCTCAGGTCATGATGCCGGCGCTGGTCAGAGGAGCTCag ACGTTGTCAGTGTGTCCGCAGCAGCAGCAGGTCTCCAGACTCCAGCAGATCTCCTCATCAGCTCCTCCAGCGCTCAGATCTGTGGTCAGCAGTGTCCAGAACCAGCAGCGCTTCCTCCAGCCGGGCCTGATCCACATGACCACACTGCCCAACACCGGCCTGCTGATCATCAACCAG acgcCAGCCGTGAGCCTGAACTCCTCCTCATGCAGCGTGAGTGAGTCTGCAGCCGGTGGGCAGGCGTCAGGGCAGAAGCAGCTGGAGAAGCGTCTGCTGGAGATCCCCGTGCCCACTGCTGTACCCCCCACGCTCAGCTTCATGCCCTCGACCGCCAGTCATGAGTTCCTGTACCTGCTGGGGCTGGAGGAGGCGGTGCAGCGGCTGCTGGAGGGGGCGGGGCCAG gttgtcctgcaggtgtgtgtgtgccgCTCTGCTGTTCTCTCTGTCACACAGACTTCAGCAGCCGCTGGATCAGGGATGATGCGGGTGTGTTGCGCTGCGAGCGGTGTGTGTGTCGCGCACAGAAGCAGCGGCTGAAGGAGGAGCACACACACCGGCTGCAGGCGGTGCTGACCAAGCTGtcctcatcatcatcctcatcctcacCTGCGCAGGTGAAGTGCTCTCcgtcttcatcctcctcctcgcTCCGCCTCCAGCAG gtgtcTGCTCAGTCCTCTCGGCTGCAGAGCGCAGTAATGGCCGCTGCTCTGGTCAACAGGCCAG gtgtgaGGATGGCGTATGTGAACCCCAGTCTGCCCAAGCAGTCTTCATCTTCATCAGTGCAGCGGCACCGAGAGCTCCTGCTGGACATGATCCCCTCTCGCTCCGctgtgctcaacacacacaacacacactcctgGAAGTAA
- the LOC103910228 gene encoding transcriptional repressor p66 alpha-like isoform X1, with the protein MSAGAVRLTRSQKRALERDSVDGKRLRLDWRSESAVSVQSFSMRSGGEVKTLKLELQTADEPTDSSSTILGEVKRKRCSVSPSDVMDLSDESHTPQLKSRSQRTQLDTHLMMRSCAVEREHMIERLKQELRLEEAKLLLLKKLRHSQTNKEASAQKLVVSAAPPVKTVTAAKPAPPVRSVAPPPLVRAVGKQGSAGAQVMMPALVRGAQTLSVCPQQQQVSRLQQISSSAPPALRSVVSSVQNQQRFLQPGLIHMTTLPNTGLLIINQTPAVSLNSSSCSVSESAAGGQASGQKQLEKRLLEIPVPTAVPPTLSFMPSTASHEFLYLLGLEEAVQRLLEGAGPGCPAGVCVPLCCSLCHTDFSSRWIRDDAGVLRCERCVCRAQKQRLKEEHTHRLQAVLTKLSSSSSSSSPAQVKCSPSSSSSSLRLQQVSAQSSRLQSAVMAAALVNRPGVRMAYVNPSLPKQSSSSSVQRHRELLLDMIPSRSAVLNTHNTHSWKHTHTHTHTDRHTQTDTHTHTHTHTQVHCSVSLHHSWFCRDDVTAVSASVCSLKHV; encoded by the exons ATGTCCGCAGGTGCGGTGCGGCTGACGCGCAGTCAGAAGCGTGCTCTGGAGAGAGACTCTGTGGACGGGAAGCGTCTGCGTCTGGATTGGAGGTCGGAGTCAGCGGTGTCGGTTCAGTCCTTCAGCATGCGCAGTGGTGGAGAAGTGAAGACCCTCAAGCTGGAGCTGCAGACGGCGGACGAGCCCACGGACAGCAGCagcaccattttagg agaggtGAAGCGTAAGCGCTGCTCTGTGTCTCCGTCTGATGTGATGGATCTCTCTGATGAGTCTCACACTCCACAACTGAAGAGCAGGAGTCAGCGTACACAGCTGGACACACACCTGATGATg aggagCTGTGCAGTGGAGCGTGAGCACATGATTGAGCGTCTGAAGCAGGAGCTGCGTCTAGAAGAAGCCAAACTCCTCCTGCTGAAGAAGCTCAGACACAGCCAGACCAACAAAGAGGCCAGCGCACagaag CTGGTGGTTTCAGCTGCTCCTCCGGTTAAAACCGTCACTGCTGCTAAACCAGCTCCACCT GTGCGGTCAGTAGCTCCGCCTCCTCTGGTGCGTGCTGTGGGTAAGCAGGGCTCAGCCGGTGCTCAGGTCATGATGCCGGCGCTGGTCAGAGGAGCTCag ACGTTGTCAGTGTGTCCGCAGCAGCAGCAGGTCTCCAGACTCCAGCAGATCTCCTCATCAGCTCCTCCAGCGCTCAGATCTGTGGTCAGCAGTGTCCAGAACCAGCAGCGCTTCCTCCAGCCGGGCCTGATCCACATGACCACACTGCCCAACACCGGCCTGCTGATCATCAACCAG acgcCAGCCGTGAGCCTGAACTCCTCCTCATGCAGCGTGAGTGAGTCTGCAGCCGGTGGGCAGGCGTCAGGGCAGAAGCAGCTGGAGAAGCGTCTGCTGGAGATCCCCGTGCCCACTGCTGTACCCCCCACGCTCAGCTTCATGCCCTCGACCGCCAGTCATGAGTTCCTGTACCTGCTGGGGCTGGAGGAGGCGGTGCAGCGGCTGCTGGAGGGGGCGGGGCCAG gttgtcctgcaggtgtgtgtgtgccgCTCTGCTGTTCTCTCTGTCACACAGACTTCAGCAGCCGCTGGATCAGGGATGATGCGGGTGTGTTGCGCTGCGAGCGGTGTGTGTGTCGCGCACAGAAGCAGCGGCTGAAGGAGGAGCACACACACCGGCTGCAGGCGGTGCTGACCAAGCTGtcctcatcatcatcctcatcctcacCTGCGCAGGTGAAGTGCTCTCcgtcttcatcctcctcctcgcTCCGCCTCCAGCAG gtgtcTGCTCAGTCCTCTCGGCTGCAGAGCGCAGTAATGGCCGCTGCTCTGGTCAACAGGCCAG gtgtgaGGATGGCGTATGTGAACCCCAGTCTGCCCAAGCAGTCTTCATCTTCATCAGTGCAGCGGCACCGAGAGCTCCTGCTGGACATGATCCCCTCTCGCTCCGctgtgctcaacacacacaacacacactcctgGAA acacacacacacacacacacacacagacagacacacacagacagacacacacacacacacacacacacacacacaggttcacTGCAGTGTCAGTCTTCATCACTCCTGGTTTTGTCGTGATGACGTTACAGCAGTTTCCGCTTCCGTCTGCTCGCTGAAACATGTATAA